From the Oncorhynchus nerka isolate Pitt River linkage group LG20, Oner_Uvic_2.0, whole genome shotgun sequence genome, one window contains:
- the LOC115103172 gene encoding ras-related protein Rab-2A: MAYAYLFKYIIIGDTGVGKSCLLLQFTDKRFQPVHDLTIGVEFGARMITIDGKQIKLQIWDTAGQESFRSITRSYYRGAAGALLVYDITRRDTFNHLTTWLEDARQHSNSNMVIMLIGNKSDLESRREVKKEEGEAFAREHGLIFMETSAKTASNVEEAFINTAKEIYEKIQEGVFDINNEANGIKIGPQHAATNSTLSGSQGGQQAGGGCC; this comes from the exons ATGGCATATGCATACCTTTTCAAATACATCATTATCGGAGACACAG GTGTGGGAAAATCATGCCTATTATTACAGTTCACAGACAAGCGGTTTCAGCCGGTTCACGACCTCACTATCG GTGTGGAGTTTGGGGCGCGGATGATCACCATAGATGGTAAACAGATCAAGCTGCAGATCTGGGACACG gccggCCAAGAGTCCTTCCGCTCCATCACCCGGTCTTACTACAGAGGGGCAGCTGGCGCCCTGCTCGTGTATGACATCACAAG AAGGGACACCTTCAACCACTTGACAACCTGGTTAGAGGACGCTCGCCAACATTCCAACTCCAACATGGTCATCATGCTCATTGGGAACAAGAG TGACCTGGAGTCCAGGAGAGaggtgaagaaggaggagggagaggcctTCGCCAGAGAGCACGGCCTTATCTTCATGGAGACCTCCGCCAAGACCGCATCCAATGTAGAAGAG GCATTCATCAACACAGCGAAGGAGATCTACGAGAAGATCCAGGAGGGTGTCTTCGACATCAACAATGAG GCTAACGGCATTAAGATTGGGCCCCAGCACGCTGCCACCAACTCCACACTCTCCGGTAGCCAGGGGGGCCAACAGGCTGGAGGGGGATGCTGCTGA